The DNA window TCAAGAAGCTTCAGCGTGAACAGCGTAAGTTCGAGCGTCTGTACTGAGTTCAGACCGCTTCGACAGCAAGACTGATTGCCGGAACGGCTTTTCGCCTTATCTGGCAAACTGAAAATGCCGCCGAGGCCTGGCTTCGGCGGCATTTTTGGCTATGGTGAATAACGTTTGTATCCGGCGTCCCGGATGAAGTGGAGCCACCATGAGCGGACTGATCCCTCAACGCTTTGTTGAAGACCTTCTGGATCGAATTGATCTAGGAGAATTGATTGGATCACGCATCACTCTCAAGAAAGCCGGCGGTAACTACAAAGCCTGCTGCCCATTTCATGACGAGAAGACACCCTCGTTCAACGTTCGGCCCGACAAAGGCTTCTACCACTGCTTTGGCTGCGGCGCTCATGGCGATGCCATCAGTTTTATCCGCGAATTCGAAGGCCTTGGCTTTACAGAAGCCGTAGAAGAACTGGCGAAACGTGCTGGCATGGAAGTGCCTTACGACAAAGTCGCCAAACAGGAAATGCAGCAAGCCCGGACTTTGACCGACGCGCTGGATTTCGCTAGCAAATTTTATCACTCGGCGCTCACCAGCCAACAAGGCACTTACGCACAGGATTACCTGAATCAACGCGGTCTGAACGATGACATCATCGCACGTTATCAGATCGGCTTTGCACCAGGTACTGGCACCGCTTTGTATGACGCAGCACCGAGAGATCTGAAAAAGCCCTTGCTGGAAACCAAAACCGTTTCCGACAAGTACGGCAAACCAAGAGACCTGTTCCGCAACCGGGTGATGTTCCCGATTCGGAACACTCGCGGCAAAACCATCGCGTTTGGCGGCCGCACACTGGGCGACGATAAAGCCAAGTACATCAACTCGCCGGAATCAGACGTATTCCATAAAAGTCGCGAGATTTACGGCCTACACGAAGCCCGGCAAGCCACACGCCAGCTGGATAAACTGCTGGTAGTAGAAGGCTACATGGATGTCATCGCACTGGCCCAGTACGGCATCGATTACGCCGTTGCAACACTGGGCACCGCGACCAACCAAGACAGTTTGACCGCCTTACTTCGGCAAGTACGGCACATTGTCTTTTGTTTTGACGGCGACCAGGCAGGCTTCCGAGCCGCTGATCGGGCCATGGAAAACGCACTGGAATTGATCGCCGACGGCCTGCACCTTCAGTTTTTGATGCTGCCCGAAGGCGAAGACCCGGACACACTCGTCCGAAAGGAAGGCGCAGACGCATTCCAAAAACGAATTGAAGGTGCGACACCGCTCTCGCGTTTTTTGTTTGATCGCCAGAGCGAAGGGTTGGATCTCGAACTCCCAGAACACCGGGGTGAGCTCAGAGCCAGAGCCGAACAACTGTTGAACAAAATGCCCCGCTGCACACTGCGGGACGCTATGTGGCACGAAATGCTGCGGTTATGCGGCGGCCGCAATCAGTGGCAGAGCCGCCAGCAAAACAGTAAAAACTACAAAGCAAAAGGCTGGCGCGGAGAACGCCAGCACCGCCCAACCGAAGAGCGGGTGGACGTAAAGCTCAGTAAAGACAGTACATTGTGTTTAGCCTTGCTGGAAGCGCCTGAGCTGGCCACTGAAATCAAGGCACAAGCCGACGGCACACGGCAACTGGAGCAAGCGGGACGATTTGCCCGCTGGATTCTGGATAAAAACATTCAAACCCGCAAAGAACTGATTGCGGAGTTAGCGACAGAAAAACAGGCCCGCGACAGGTTTTACAACCTGTTCGACGGACTGGAGCACATCCCGGCACGGGAGAGCACACTGGCAGCAGCCAGAGAGCTACTTAGCCCGAACGAAGAAGCCGCGCGCCAGCAAAGACTGGCAACATTGCTCCGGAACTTGGCCAAGCTCAACCCGGAACAACGGGAAGAGCTACGAACGCTCAGCGCGGGTACG is part of the Marinobacter sp. JH2 genome and encodes:
- the dnaG gene encoding DNA primase, which codes for MSGLIPQRFVEDLLDRIDLGELIGSRITLKKAGGNYKACCPFHDEKTPSFNVRPDKGFYHCFGCGAHGDAISFIREFEGLGFTEAVEELAKRAGMEVPYDKVAKQEMQQARTLTDALDFASKFYHSALTSQQGTYAQDYLNQRGLNDDIIARYQIGFAPGTGTALYDAAPRDLKKPLLETKTVSDKYGKPRDLFRNRVMFPIRNTRGKTIAFGGRTLGDDKAKYINSPESDVFHKSREIYGLHEARQATRQLDKLLVVEGYMDVIALAQYGIDYAVATLGTATNQDSLTALLRQVRHIVFCFDGDQAGFRAADRAMENALELIADGLHLQFLMLPEGEDPDTLVRKEGADAFQKRIEGATPLSRFLFDRQSEGLDLELPEHRGELRARAEQLLNKMPRCTLRDAMWHEMLRLCGGRNQWQSRQQNSKNYKAKGWRGERQHRPTEERVDVKLSKDSTLCLALLEAPELATEIKAQADGTRQLEQAGRFARWILDKNIQTRKELIAELATEKQARDRFYNLFDGLEHIPARESTLAAARELLSPNEEAARQQRLATLLRNLAKLNPEQREELRTLSAGTLNPKAEH